Proteins encoded in a region of the Prunus persica cultivar Lovell chromosome G4, Prunus_persica_NCBIv2, whole genome shotgun sequence genome:
- the LOC109948897 gene encoding uncharacterized protein LOC109948897 isoform X1, translated as MDNVSSLECLKLDSQSEVLYKDGGGKDLLSPAMVPINCDTPITGSEADESEADDSDTDDFETNARDTDESETDESETDKSETDDSKTDDSKTEKLISHECGYCLKMGDHFTQLCHYRYHVPENAIVGKRCVVICHCCGCHFRDSRCSRCGGSDGFAMTMYCIHCRNYGEHMTYMCPNREPTPHLCSL; from the exons ATGGACAACGTCTCATCTTTGGAGTGCCTGAAATTAGATTCCCAGTCGGAGGTGCTCTATAAGGACGGCGGCGGAAAGGACCTTTTATCTCCAGCTATGGTCCCCATCAACTGCGATACACCAATAACCG GGAGCGAGGCTGATGAATCGGAGGCTGATGATTCTGATACTGATGATTTCGAGACTAACGCACGCGATACTGACGAATCCGAGACTGACGAATCCGAGACTGACAAATCCGAGACTGACGATTCAAAGACTGATGATTCCAAGACTGAAAAACTTATTA GTCATGAATGTGGGTATTGTTTAAAGATGGGTGATCACTTTACGCAATTATGCCATTACAGGTATCATGTCCCAGAGAACGCAATTGTTGGCAAGAGGTGTGTGGTAATTTGTCATTGTTGTGGGTGCCACTTTAGAGACTCACGTTGTTCCAGATGTGGCGGAAGCGATGGATTTGCAATGACCATGTATTGTATACATTGTAGGAATTATGGTGAACACATGACTTATATGTGTCCGAACCGCGAGCCGACTCCCCACTTATGTTCCTTGTGA
- the LOC109948897 gene encoding uncharacterized protein LOC109948897 isoform X2: MDNVSSLECLKLDSQSEVLYKDGGGKDLLSPAMVPINCDTPITGSEADESEADDSDTDDFETNARDTDESETDESETDKSETDDSKTDDSKTEKLISIMSQRTQLLARGVW, encoded by the exons ATGGACAACGTCTCATCTTTGGAGTGCCTGAAATTAGATTCCCAGTCGGAGGTGCTCTATAAGGACGGCGGCGGAAAGGACCTTTTATCTCCAGCTATGGTCCCCATCAACTGCGATACACCAATAACCG GGAGCGAGGCTGATGAATCGGAGGCTGATGATTCTGATACTGATGATTTCGAGACTAACGCACGCGATACTGACGAATCCGAGACTGACGAATCCGAGACTGACAAATCCGAGACTGACGATTCAAAGACTGATGATTCCAAGACTGAAAAACTTATTA GTATCATGTCCCAGAGAACGCAATTGTTGGCAAGAGGTGTGTGGTAA
- the LOC109949033 gene encoding EH domain-containing protein 2-like — MTEMVALQVTKRLSSSQLSRQELKQVWAIADEKRQGFLAFVFAVKLISFAQEHELTPDILKTEVDWENIKPPVMEGLDALTAEIMSSATKGLEVK, encoded by the exons ATGACGGAGATGGTCGCATTACAGGTCACGAAGCGACTAAGTTCTTCGCAGCTTTCTCGACAAGAACTCAAGCAG gtTTGGGCCATTGCTGATGAAAAGCGGCAGGGCTTCTTAGCTTTCGTTTTTGCAGTGAAG TTGATTTCCTTTGCACAAGAACATGAACTAACCCCAGACATCCTCAAAACTGAAG TTGATTGGGAAAACATTAAACCTCCAGTTATGGAAGGTTTGGATGCTCTGACAGCC GAAATCATGAGTTCAGCGACAAAAGGACTTGAAGTAAAATAA